A window of Roseateles sp. XES5 genomic DNA:
TACGAGGCCGGTGACGCCAACGCCGTTCGGCTTGGTGGTCGTCGGACGGTACTCGAGTTCGTCGATGGAGACGTAAGCCGAGAAGGCGCCGCCTTCATAGGTGTACGATACCGAGTTGAAGATCGAACCGCCCTTGATGTCGTCGGTTTCGCCGTTCAGGCCCTTGTCCCACGGACCGTAGTAGCTACCGGCCTTGAAGCCGCCGAGCTGCAGGTAGGCTTCGTCGACGTATACGCCAGCGTACGGGCCGTCGAGGTCGGCTTCGAGGCCGATGAAGGCCGTCAGCGTGCCGTATTCCGTGTCAGACTTGGCGTCGAACGAAAGGTAAGCCATCGTGCCGGCGTCCCAATCGGACGAGTGCGGGCCGCTTACGCCTTCGAAGTCAGCGCCTTCGCCGACGTTAACCTGGAAGCGAACGAAACCACCGATCTTGAGGCAGGTTTCGGTGCCCGGGATGTAGAAGTAGCCGGTGCCGAATGCGTCGCAAACGCGAACGTATTCCATCGGCTCGGGCTCGGCAGCAACGATAGCGTCGGCGGCCTGTGCGCCGGAAACTGCTGCGAGAGCGGCAGCGGAGCCGATGAGAAGGCTCTTGATGTTCATTTCTGACCTCCAGTCAAAAAGTTTCAAACGGGTCTGGGTTTTTTGCTGAAGGACAGCGTTCCCTGCCCCATCCCCAAGTTCAGGAAGCGGACGATCAACCGCCCCTGCTTCCGACGCTGAAAATACAAGACGCGCTTCCGTAAGCAATCTCCAAACTGAAAGGAGGTGGGGTTTGGGCCAGCCTTCGCCCCGCGCTGTTGCGCAAAGGACACAAAATGGCAGGGCGGATCGCTAAAAGTTTAAAGATTCTTAACAAAATACCTTATGAAGCGGGCACTTAGCGGCTCCTAGCCACCCCGTCCCGCTGCCACATTCCCGGCGAGAAGGGGGCAAACCCGGCCCCTCACGGTGGCAGAACGGGGCTTTTTCGCGCAAGGGTTCATCCTGGACGCTGCCGAAGACGGGTTGGAAAGCGAGAATCGCCGCGCCCAAAACCGTTCGATTCGATGCCCGAGTCGCGCCCCGCGCCTCCCCGGGACGGAATCAGTCCCACCGCACCCCGTGCGAGCCCCCCCCCAATTTCCTCACTCTATATATAGGCAGGCCTTCCACAGGTTGACCTTCACCCGGAAAACGCACGCCCGGTGTTTTTTGACTGGAGGTCAGAAATGAACATCAAGAGCCTTCTCATCGGCTCCGCTGCCGCTCTCGCAGCAGTTTCCGGCGCACAGGCCGCCGACGCTATCGTTGCTGCCGAGCCCGAGCCGATGGAATACGTTCGCGTTTGCGACGCATTCGGCACCGGCTACTTCTACATCCCGGGCACCGAAACCTGCCTCAAGATCGGTGGCTACGCTCGCTTTGAAGTGAAGATCGGCGACGACGCCGAAATCCACGACATCGTCGACAACAACCACTCCTCGTGGGATGCCGGCTCGCAGGCCTACCTGACGTTCGACGCCAAGTCTGACACCGAATACGGCACGCTGACGGGTTACATCGCCATCGAAGGCGACCTCGACAACAGCAGCGCCCAGGCTTTCTACGTTGACGAAGCCTACATCCAGCTCGGCGGCTTCAAGGCCGGTCAGTACTACGGCCCGTGGGACAAGGGTCTGAACGGCGAAACCGACGACATCAAGGGCGGCGCGCTCTTCAACTCGATCTCGTACACCTATGAAGCTGGTTCGTTCTCGGCTCACGTAGCGCTCGACGAAATCGAGAACAAGACGACCCATCCGAACGGCGTCGGCGTCACCGGCCTCGTAACGGCTGCTCTCGGCGGCGTTTCCATCGACCTGCTCGGCTCGTACGACACCGAAGTCGAAGAAGGCTCCATCCGCGCTCTGCTTTCGGCTGAAGTCGGCCCGGGCACCTTCCAGCTCGCTGGCGTATGGGCTTCCGACAACAACGCCTACTACAATGAAGCCGAATGGGCTGTCGCTGCTTCCTACGCCTTCAAGGCCACGGACAAGCTGACGATCACCCCCGGCGCCCAGTACTGGAGCGATGTCGCCTTCGCTGCCGGTGTTGACCAGTGGCGCGTTGGCCTGACGGTCGACTACGCCATCACCGAAGGCCTGGCTGCCAAGGCAACCGTCAACTACACCGACAACGACCTGACGGATGGCTCCACCACGGGCTTCCTGCGTCTGCAGCGTAACTTCTAAGCCACACGGGCTTTTCGAATATAGCGGGGACCCGGCCATCGTGCCGGGTTTTCGTGTTCATGCTGTTTTGAGGGGCTGGAACAGCAGCAGTTTTTAACCATTTAATGCAACCGATGCGCGACTAACGAGGCGCGGCAGGGGTTCAGCATGTGGAAGCACACCCATATAAGTAGTTTTTATCAACTTGATTATCAGCTTTCAACAATAAGCGAAAAGACAACCCAGCGTACCAGTCTCCGTTCCCTCCTCGATCGTTACGTCGACGTGCTCTGGGAGCCGGGTTCGCACAAATACAACGTGTCCTCCTTCATCGGCGAACTCGACGAAATCCTGTTCGGCGCCCCGTTCTCGCATTTTACGGATGCCATGCTGGACACGCTGGTCGCCGCGCTGCGCCAGCGCGACAACAGCAATGCGACGATCAACCGGAAGATGGCCGCGCTCAGCAAGCTGCTGCGCAAGGCCCACAAGATGGGCGACGTCCAGAGCCTGCCGGAGTTCAAGCGGCTGAAGGAGAAGGCAGGACGGATCCGCTTCCTCGAACCGGACGAGGAAACGCGGCTCTTCGCCGCCATCTTCGAGAAGTCGGAGCTCTATGGCCGCTTCTGCATCTTCCTGATCGACACCGGCGCGCGCCTTGGCGAAGGCACCGGCCTGCGCTGGCAGGATATCCACGGCGAGCGCGTCACCTTCTGGCTGACGAAGAGCGGCAAGAGCCGTTCCGTCCCTCTCACCGAAAGGGCGGTGGCGGCCATCCACGCCTGCGACAGGACACGGCGCGGGCCGTTCAGCGGCATCGTCCAGGCGAAATTCCGTGCGGCCTGGAACGAAGCCAAGGACGAGATCGGCCTCGGTTCGGAACCGGACGTGGTGCCCCATATCCTGCGCCACACCTGCGCCTCCCGGCTCGTCCAGGGCGGCATCGACATCCGCCGCGTCCAGACCTGGCTCGGCCACCAGACGCTGCAGATGACCATGCGCTACGCCCACCTTGCCTCCGGCGATCTCGACATCTGCGTGCCCGTGCTGGAACGCGCCGCGCCGAATTGATGAAGGGCTCCGCGACCCACGCGAATCGCGGAGCTCGAACGGTTTGTATCGCCCTGCCCTGCCGTGAGAATCGGCTGGCCCGTCCTGCCCGGCGCGCCGCGACGCGCGCCGCCGCGCCTGCCGACTTCGCGATATTCACAGGCGGATCGGCAAAATGGCGCTGAAAATGCGGGAAGGCATTTCATTTCAGGGTCGCTGTCAAAAAAGCCTTGCAATCTCAAGCTCTGCCGCATAGTGAAACCGCGAGCGGAGACGTGACCGAGTGGCCGAAGGTGCTCCCCTGCTAAGGGAGTATGTGGGCAAAACCTGCATCGAGGGTTCGAATCCCTCCGTCTCCGCCAGTTCCCCTTATTGATCCCATCGAGTTTTCGAAGTCGCGGTTCGGGTTTGCGCCCGAAGGCTTGCGACTCTTCCTGCCCCCTCATCGCAACGCATATCGCTTCCGACGGCAAACGCCGGCAAACTGGCTTCTCACGAAGGAACAGCGCCGGCGTTGAAACGCTCCCCGCAAAGGCGCATGCGCGGACAAGCGTCGCTCCATGGATTGGTTCGCGATGACGCTTTCTGCCATCGCCCGCCTGCCCAGGCCGCCCTCGAAGGACGGCAGGAGCAAGCGGGCCTGGCCCTCCTAGAAGGCCCAGTCTTCGTCCTCGGTGGCAACCGCCTTGCCGATGACATAGGACGACCCCGATCCGGAGAAGAAGTCATGATTCTCGTCCGCATTCGGCGACAGTGCCGACAGGATCGCCGGATTGACCTTGCACGCTTCAGGCGGGAAGAGCGCCTCGTAGCCGAGGTTCATCAGCGCCTTGTTGGCATTGTAGTGCAGGAACTTCTTGACGTCCTCGGTCAGGCCGACGCCGTCGTAGAGCGCCTCGGTGTATCTGGCCTCATTGTCGTAGAGTTCGAGCAGGAGATCGAAGGCGAAATCCTTGATCTCCTGCTGCTTTTCCGCGCTCAGGCGCTCCACCGCGCGCTGGAACTTGTAGCCGATGTAGTAGCCGTGCACGGCCTCGTCGCGGATGATCAGGCGGATCATGTCGGCGGTGTTGGTCAGCTTGGCACGGCTGGACCAGTACATGGGCAGGTAGAAGCCCGAGTAGAACAGGAAGCTTTCGAGGAAGACGGAAGCCACCTTCTTCCGGAGCGGATCGCCGGAGGCATATTGCTCCATGATCAGATGCGACTTCCTCTGCAGGAACTCGTTTTCCTCCGACCAGCGATAGGCATCGTCCACGTCCGGCGTCAGGCAGAGGGTCGAAAAGATCGAGGAATAGGAGCGCGCATGCACCGCCTCCATGAAGGAGATGTTGGAGAGCACCGCCTCCTCGTGCGGCGTGATGGAATCCTCCATCAGCCGGACCGAACCGACGCCGTTCTGGATCGTGTCGAGCAGTGTAAGCCCCGTGAAGACGCGGATGGTCAGCTTCTGCTCCTCCGGCTTCAGCGTCGCCCAGGACGGGATGTCGTTGGAGAGCGGCACCTTCTCCGGCAGCCAGAAATTACCCGTCAGCCGATTCCAGACCTCGAGGTCCTTGTCGTCCTCGAGGCGGTTCCAGTTGATGGCGCGGATGGCGGCAGCGGCCTTCGGCGCCCTGGCCTTGACTTGAATGTTCATCGTCGTTTTCCCCGGATCACAGCGCGCAGGACACGCAGCCCTGCACTTGCGTGCCGGACAGCGCCATCTGGCGAAGGCGGATGTAGTAGATGGTCTTGATTCCCTTCTTCCAGGCATAGATCTGCGCCCGGTTGATATCGCGGGTCGTTGCCGTATCGCGGAAGAACAGCGTCAGCGACAGGCCCTGATCGACATGCTGCGTGGCCGCCGCATAGGTGTCGATGATCTTCTCCGGGCCGATCTCGTAGGCATCCTGATAGTAGTCGAGATTGTCGTTGGTCATGAAGGCGGCCGGGTAGTAGACGCGGCCGATCTTGCCTTCTTTCCGGATTTCGATCTTCGAGACGATCGGGTGGATCGAGGACGTCGAGTGATTGATGTAGGAGATCGAGCCGGTTGGCGGCACGGCCTGCAGGTTCTGATTATAGAGGCCACCCTGCATGACGGCCTGCTTCAGGTCCCGCCAGTCCTCCCGTGTCGGGATCGGGATGCCGGCGGTCTCGAACAGGTCCGCCACGCGCGCCGTCGCCGGCAGCCATTCGGCCTCGGTATATTTGTCGAAATAGTCCCCCGACGCATATTTCGAGTTCTCGAAGCCCTTGAAGCTCTGGCCGCGCTCGACGGCGATGCGGTTCGAGGCGCGGATGGCGTGATAGGTCACGGTGTAGAAATAGATATTGGTGAAATCGACGCCTTCGTCGGAGCCGTAGAAGATGCGCTCGCGGGCGAGATAGCCGTGCAGGTTCATCTGGCCGAGGCCGATGGCGTGGCTTTCGTCGTTGCCCTTGGCGACGGAAGGAACCGACGCAATGTGGCTCATGTCGGAAACCGCCGTCAGCGCCCGGATCGCCGTCTCGATCGTCTTGCCGAAATCGGCCGAATCCATCGCGGCGGCAATGTTCAGCGAACCGAGATTGCAGGAAATGTCCTTGCCGAGATGCTTGTAGGAGAGGTCGTCGTTGAACGCGCTGGCCTCGCTGACCTGCAGAATCTCCGAGCAAAGATTGCTCATGGTGACGCGCCCGGCGATCGGGTTGGCGCGGTTCACCGTGTCTTCGAACATGATGTAGGGATAGCCGCTCTCGAACTGGATTTCCGCAATCACCTGGAAGAATTCGCGCGCCTTGATCTTCTTCTTGGCGATGCGGCTGTCGGCGACCATCTCCCGGTAGCGCTCCGTCACCGACACTTCGGTAAACGGCACGCCATAGACGCGTTCGATGTCATAGGGCGAGAACAGGTACATATCCTCGTTGTTCCGGGCCAGCTCGAAGGTGATGTCCGGAATGACGATGCCGAGCGAAAGCGTCTTGATCCTGATCTTCTCGTCGGCGTTTTCGCGTTTGGTGTCGAGAAAGCGCATGACATCAGGGTGATGGGCGTTCAGATAGACAGCCCCCGCCCCCTGACGCGCGCCGAGCTGGTTGGCGTAGGAGAACGAATCCTCCAGCAGTTTCATGACGGGGATGATGCCCGAAGACTGGTTTTCGATGTGCTTGATCGGCGCGCCGGCCTCGCGAATGTTGGTCAGCGACAGGGCCACGCCGCCGCCGCGCTTGGAGAGCTGCAACGCCGAATTGATCGAGCGGCCGATGCTCTCCATGTTGTCCTCCACGCGCAACAGGAAGCAGGACACGAGTTCGCCGCGCTGCTTCTTGCCGGCATTGAGGAAGGTGGGCGTTGCCGGCTGGAAACGGCCGGTGATGATCTCGTCGACGAGGTCGCGGGCAAGGTTCTCGTCGCCGCGCGCCAGCGCCAGCGCCACCATGCAGACGCGGTCCTCGTAGCGCTCCAGGTAGCGCTTTCCGTCGAACGTCTTCAGCGTGTAGCTGGTGTAGTACTTGAAGGCCCCGAGAAACGTCGGAAAGCGGAACTTTCGCGCGTAGGCCGCGTCGAACAGGTCGCGCACGAAGTTGAAGGCATACTGGTCCAGCACCGCCTGCTCGTAATAGCCCTCGTCCACGAGGTAATCGAGCTTCTCGCGCAGGTTATGGAAGAACACCGTGTTCTGGTTGACGTGCTGAAGAAAGTACTGCCGCGCCGCCATCCGGTCCTTGTCGAGCTGGATGTTTCCCTGCTCGTCGTAGAGGTTCAGCATGGCGTTCAATGCGTGATAATCCAGCGCGGGTTCTCCTGCCTTTGCCGGGCGTTCTAGCGTGAGCGTGTCCAAAATCGTTCCAATCCGTGCCTGACGTTGATGACGTCCTCGTCGGTGCCAAGCAGTTCGAACCGATAGAGGTACGGAACCTGGCACTTGGCGGAGATGACGTCGCCGGCGATCCCGAAGGTCGCGCCGAAATTGCTGTTGCCCGCGGCGATCACGCCGCGGATGAGGGAGCGGTTGCCCGCATCGTTGAGAAAGCGGATCACCTGCCTGGGCACGGCCCCCTTGCCGCCATCGCCGCAATAGGTGGGCACGACCAGCACATAGGGGCGTTCGATCCGTAGCTCCCCGGCCGCAACGGGGATCCGTATGGCCGATCTTTCGAGCCGGCCGACGAAACGATGTGTGTTCTCGGAGCGGCTGGAGAAATAGACGAGATCAGCCATCCCAGCGCACTCACGACCCACACTCATGCCCCGCGCTCAAGCGAGGGCGCTGATCATGTCCGGGCGAAAGCCCGCCCAGTGCTGCTCGCCGGCAATGACGACCGGAACCTGGCGGTAGCCGAGCCCCTGCAGCAGAGCGAAGGCGCCGGCATCCTCGGATACGTCGACGAGCTGATAGTCGATGCCCTGACGGTCGAGCGCGCGTGTCGTTGCGGTGCACTGGACGCAGGCGGGCTTGCTGTAGACGGTAATGGTCATGGGTATCCTCGTGAAATGGATTGGCATGCGAAAGGGTTCGGCCAACCGGAGGCGGCCGTCGCTGGGCGGAATGTGGGCGTAGTCAGTCTGGGCGCAGTCAGGCCGGGCCTTGAGACCCCGACCCGTTACCCACGCAGACGCAGACGAAAAAGCTGAACATGGACTTCACCCCGAAGTTGCTAAGGCGGGAGCTTCGGGAAGCGGCGCGCGGACGTCATGCCACGGCACATCGCTTTCCTGCCGGACACCCCGCCGGTGGACGTTTCGTTCGAGGCAGGTCTCCTGGCTCACGGGTCATCGTGCTCGTTCGGCCTTCCCGGATGTTCATCCAGTGACCAAATCGAACGGCACTCTCCGTTCACAGTTGCGGGGGCAGCTCCGGCTTGGCGATCATCATGTCCGCCGACCGAATTCCCATCTTAGCCTTCGATGCTCTCGAATCGAAAGAACCTCGAACACTAGATATGGTAGACGAACACCAAAATCAGTCAACGTCTATGGCTTCGATCCGGCATCATCGTCGGGGATAACTTTCACGGGCCGATGGTCGCGATCCACGGCGACCATCACGAACACGCCTTTCGCGCTCCTGTTGCGGGCGCCGGTGAGCAGGTCCTCGGACCACAGTTCGACGTCGATGCGCATCGAGGTCCTGCCGATCCCGCACACCCGCGCGATGACCTCGACGATGGAGCCCAGGGCAATCGGGAGGCGGAAGTCGATCCGCTCGGAGGCGGCCAGGACGCATGGCGTCTTCGACAGGCGGGCGGCGGCCACGAATGCAGCCTTCGTCATGAAGGCCAGAGCATCGCCGCCAAACATTTTGCCGGAACCGTTCGTCTGGTCTGCAAAGACGATGTCCACCATCCGGACTTCATCCGCCGGAGGAGGCGCGTGAGAGGCCGGAAGGCGTTCGAGGCGCCAGTCGGGCCCTCTTCGTTCGCACCCCACCGCCACCATATGGAAGACCCCGCGCGTGCAACACGTCCGGGCGGTCCCGTCGATCGTCTGGGCGATCATCTCGACTTCGACGGTCAGCGATCGCTTTCCGGCCAGGACCGGCGTCGCGACAAACGCGACGATCTCGCCGACATGCGCCGGCTTCCTGAATTCCACGCGCTCACAGGACGCCGTGACGAACGGCACCCGGCCATGGCGTGTCGCCGCGATGAAAGCGCCCCTGTCCATGAAGGCAAGTCCCGCCCCGCCGAAAAGCGTGCCGTGGTGGTTGGTGTCGCCGGGAAAGACGATATCGACGAGGGACGTGGGAGCCGGCCCTTCGGCCGGCTCCGCTTGCGATGCGCGCTCGCGCTTCATGCCTGCACCGGGCGTGGCTTGCCGCCCGGCACCTCCTGCCGCAGCTTCCGCGCCGCCTCGACCATATGGATCAGCGCCGGCTTTACGTCCTCCCACGTGCGGGTCTTCAGGCCGCAATCGGGATTCACCCAGAGCTGGTCGTCCAGCAGGCGTTCGCGGGCAAGATCGAGCAGGGTCTTCATTTCGTCGACGCCGGGAACGCGCGGGGAATGGATGTCGTAGACGCCGGGGCCGATCTCGTTGGGGTAGCGGAAGTCGCCAAAGCCGCGCAGCAGCTCCATGCCGGAGCGGCTGGTCTCGATGGTGATCACATCCGCATCCAGGGCCGCGATCTCGGGCAGGATGTCGTTGAACTCGGCGTAGCACATATGGGTGTGGATCTGGGTGCGGTCCGCCGCCACGCCGGCGCTGATGCGGAAGGCGCGCGTGGCCCAGGCCAGGTAGTCGGCCCAGTCGCGCTGGCGCAGGGGCAGGCCTTCGCGCAGGGCGGGTTCGTCGATCTGGATCACGGCAATGCCGGCGGCCTCGAGATCGGCCACCTCGTCACGGATGGCCAGGGCCAGCTGCAGGGCGGTGTCGGCGCGCGGCTGGTCGTCGCGCACGAAGGACCACTGCAGCATGGTGATGGGCCCGGTGAGCATGCCCTTCATGGGGCGCGGGGTCAGGCTTTGCGCGTAAAGCGTCCAGTCCACCGTCATGGGCTGGGGACGGGCCACATCGCCAAAGAGAATGGGCGGCTTCACGCAGCGCGAGCCATAGGACTGCACCCAGCCTTGGGCGCTGAAGGCATAGCCCTGCAGCTGCTCGCCGAAGTACTCGACCATGTCATTGCGCTCGGCCTCGCCGTGCACCAGCACGTCCAAGCCCAGTTCCTCCTGCTTGCGCACGACCGCCACGGTCTCGCGCTCCAGGAACGCCTTGTAGTCGATATAGCTCAACTCGCCCCTGTCATGCATGGACCGCGCCTTGCGGACCTCGGCGGTCTGCGGGAAGGAGCCGATCGTGGTCGTCGGAAACAACGGCAGGTCGAAGCGCCGGCGCTGCGCATCCTGCCTGTGCCGGAAGGTCGAAGCCCGCGCCTGCGCCTTGCCTTCGAATTCGGCAAGGCGGCCCGCGACGATCGGGTCGTGGACCCGGACCGACGTCAGCCGTGCCTGCGCCGCCACGGCGTTCGCCTCCAGTGCGGGAAGACCGGCCCCTTCATCGTCCTCCAGCGCTGCGGAAAGCAGCGTGAGTTCATCGAGTTTCTGGACGGCAAACGAAAGCCAGGACTTGAGCTCGTCGTCGAGCGCAGTCTCCAGCGCTACGTCGACCGGCACGTGAAGAAGCGAGCAGGACGGTGCGATCTGGAGGGTGTCGCGCGCCCTGCCCGCGACGGCCGCGGCGATCGTCTCCTTCACCGTCGCAAGATTGCTCCGCCAGATATTGCGACCGTCGATCAGCCCCAGCGAGAGCGTCTGGCCGGGCGCGGCCCCGGCAATCACGTCGTCCGCCTGTTCCGGCGCGCGCACGAGATCGACGTGAAGCCCGGCAACCGGCAATGCGAGGGCCGTGTCGAGATTGTCGCCGAGGGCGCCGAAATAGCTTGCCAGCATGATCCTGAGATCGGGGATGAGGGTAGCGAACGCGGCATAGGTGCGGACGAGCGCCTGCCGCTCCTCGTCGGTCAGGTCCAGCACCAGGCAGGGCTCGTCGATTTGAACCCATTGCGCGCCCGCATTCGACAGCTCGGCGAGGATTCTCGCATAGACCGGCAGCAGCCGTTCCAGCAGTCGCAGCGGGCTAGAGCCGTCGCGCGATTTGCCGAGCTTCAGGAACGTCACGGGACCGAGCAGAACCGGCCGCGTCTCCACCCCGAGCGCCCGCGCCTCCAGAAAGGCTTCCAGAGGCGTGTTCGTGGTCAATTCGAAGCTCTGCTCCTTCTCGAACTCGGGCACGAGATAGTGGTAGTTCGTATCGAACCACTTGGTCATTTCGAGCGCCGGCACGCCGTCGCCCTGATGGGCATGGCCGCAGGCGGCATGGCCACCGTTCGATCCACGCGCCATGGCGAAATAGACGTCGAGATCGACCGCGTCTGCGCGCCAGCCATAGACCGGCGGGATGGCCCCCACCATGACGGCCGTGTCGAGCACATGATCGTAGAGGGAGAAGTCGTTCGACGGGATGACGTCGATCCCCCTGGCCTTCTGTTCCAGCCAGGCGCCGGCACGAAGCCTGGCAGCGGTTTCAAGCAGTACGCCGCGGTCGGACTTGCCTGACCAGCAGGATTCAAGCGCGAATTTCAGTTCGCGGTGTCTTCCTATCCTTGGGAAGCCGAGATTTGCAGTCTTGATGGTCATTTCCTTACCCCGAAGGTTGTGGGCAAGGCATTGGCTGACGCATCGGCGCGCGGATGCGGGATTCCGGGCGCAAAGCGGCACACCGGACACCCCGCCCGTGGACGTTATCTATCGCGGCAGGTCTCCTGGCTTGCGGGTCATCACCGCTGTCCGTCTTCCCGAGGCGTCTTCCTCAGTGACATGTTGGACAGGGCTCTCCGCCTACAGTTGCGGGGGCAGCTCCGGCATGGGCGCACATGGCGCCATCACCGTATTCCCTCTTAGCTCCGGATCGTAAAATCCGCAGAACCACGATGGCGGCACCATGACCCGCGAAAAGGCCGCCGTCAATAGACATAAAGGAATCTTTATATCCCTTGAGGAAGGCGACGCTCACCCGCCGGATCGGGGGCCGGTGTCTTGCGAATGCCCGCCGCCCGGGTCCTGAGCCTCCCCGCACCGCGCTTCCTCCCCCTCCTCACATCACCGCCCAAACGAAAGCCGCTGGAAACGGGTGTTTCCAGCGGCTTTGTTTTTCGAGGCGCCCTGCGGCCGGATCAGGTCCGAGCGGCGAGGCGGTCGATGGCGTTCTGGGTCGCGGTGCCGAAGTCGCCGTCGACGGGGCCGTCATAGTAGCCGCGCGACTTCAGGATCTGCTGGAACTCCTTGCGGAACTGCGGCGTGAAGTTCGCCGGCGAGCCCTTGAGTTCCTGCAGCTTGCCCTGGTCGCCGCCTTCGATGCTGGCAGCGGCCCAGCGGGCGGCTTCCTTGGCGTTGGCGCGCGTGCCGAGGCCCTGGTCGTAGAGGCGCGAGAGATTGCCCATGGCGTAGGTGTTGCCGCCATTGGCCGCCTTCTCGTACCAGTTCAGCGCTTCGACATAGTCCTGCTTCACGCCGTTGCCGACGTCGTAGAGCCAGCCGAGCGAGGCCATCGAGTAGTAGTCGTTCTGCGCCGCGGCCTTTTCGTACCAGGTACGGGCTTCGGCGAAGTCGACGGGAACGCCGAGGCCGGACTGGTAGGCGTAGCCGACCGACGACATGGCGTTGATGTCGCCGCCTTCCGCGCCCTTCTTGTACCAGTCGAGCGAGGCGGCGTAGTCCTGCGGCGTGCCGAGGCCTTCGCGGGTGAACCAGCCCATGGTGGCCTGCGCATTGGCATAGCCCTGTTCGGCCGCCTTGCGGTACCACTTGATGGCCTCGTCATAGTCCTTGCGCGTGCCGTTATAGCCTTCGCGGTAGAGCCAGCCGAGGGACGCCTGGGCATAGGGGTTGCCGGAATTCGAGGCCTGCTCGAACATGCGGGTGCCCTTGGCCATGTCGACCGCGCCATCGGTGCCGTAGATCGAGTACCAGGCAAGGTTGGTCAGGGCGTAGAGGTTCCCCTCGTCCGCGGCCTTCTGGTAGTGCTCGCGCGCCTGCTTGTAGTTGCGCGCGGCGTCATGGGCACGGCCCAGCATGTTGCGGATCGAGTTGTCCGACGGGCTCGCATTGAGCGCCGCTTCGCAGGCCGGGATGGCGCGGCCATAGTCGATCTGCGCGAAGAGCTTGCCGAGGAAGCCCGGACGCAGGTTCGGTTCGCCGGCAAGTTCGTAGCACTGGTCGGTGTCCGAACCGCTGAGCGCCGTCGTCGACTGGTCGCTCGAGGTGGTGGTCGTCGTGCCGTTGGAGTTCGTCAGCGACGCGCTGTCGTTGCGCCCGCCTGCGAGCTTGTCGATGGCAGCCAGCGTTGCCGGGCCGAATTCACCGTCCGACGAGCCGCTGTAATAGCCGCGCTCGCGCAGCAGGTTCTGCATTTCCTGACGGAAGGCGACGGTGAAGTTGCCGGGGGTCTCCTTCAGCTCCTTCAGCTTGTTGGCGTCGCCGCTTTCGATGCTGGCGGCCGCCCAGCGGACGGCTTCCTTCGCATCGGCCGGCGTGCCGAGGCCCTGGTCGTAGAGGCGCGAGAGGTTGCCCATGGCATAGGCGCTGCCGGCATTGGCAGCCTTTTCATACCAGTAGCGGGCTTCCACATAGTCCTGCTTCACGCCGTTGCCGACGTCGTAGAGCCAGGCAAGCGAGGCCATCGAGTAGGAGTCGCCGATATTGGCGGCCTTCTCGTACCAGACCTTGGCTTCGGCATAGTCCTGCGCCGTGCCGAGACCGTTCTGGTAGGCCCAGCCGAGCGAGGACATGGCGTTGGCATCGCCCGCATCGGCGGCCTTGCGATACCAGGTCAGCGACTGGACATAGTCCTGCG
This region includes:
- the nrdH gene encoding glutaredoxin-like protein NrdH, yielding MTITVYSKPACVQCTATTRALDRQGIDYQLVDVSEDAGAFALLQGLGYRQVPVVIAGEQHWAGFRPDMISALA
- a CDS encoding acyl-CoA thioesterase translates to MKRERASQAEPAEGPAPTSLVDIVFPGDTNHHGTLFGGAGLAFMDRGAFIAATRHGRVPFVTASCERVEFRKPAHVGEIVAFVATPVLAGKRSLTVEVEMIAQTIDGTARTCCTRGVFHMVAVGCERRGPDWRLERLPASHAPPPADEVRMVDIVFADQTNGSGKMFGGDALAFMTKAAFVAAARLSKTPCVLAASERIDFRLPIALGSIVEVIARVCGIGRTSMRIDVELWSEDLLTGARNRSAKGVFVMVAVDRDHRPVKVIPDDDAGSKP
- the metE gene encoding 5-methyltetrahydropteroyltriglutamate--homocysteine S-methyltransferase; translated protein: MTIKTANLGFPRIGRHRELKFALESCWSGKSDRGVLLETAARLRAGAWLEQKARGIDVIPSNDFSLYDHVLDTAVMVGAIPPVYGWRADAVDLDVYFAMARGSNGGHAACGHAHQGDGVPALEMTKWFDTNYHYLVPEFEKEQSFELTTNTPLEAFLEARALGVETRPVLLGPVTFLKLGKSRDGSSPLRLLERLLPVYARILAELSNAGAQWVQIDEPCLVLDLTDEERQALVRTYAAFATLIPDLRIMLASYFGALGDNLDTALALPVAGLHVDLVRAPEQADDVIAGAAPGQTLSLGLIDGRNIWRSNLATVKETIAAAVAGRARDTLQIAPSCSLLHVPVDVALETALDDELKSWLSFAVQKLDELTLLSAALEDDEGAGLPALEANAVAAQARLTSVRVHDPIVAGRLAEFEGKAQARASTFRHRQDAQRRRFDLPLFPTTTIGSFPQTAEVRKARSMHDRGELSYIDYKAFLERETVAVVRKQEELGLDVLVHGEAERNDMVEYFGEQLQGYAFSAQGWVQSYGSRCVKPPILFGDVARPQPMTVDWTLYAQSLTPRPMKGMLTGPITMLQWSFVRDDQPRADTALQLALAIRDEVADLEAAGIAVIQIDEPALREGLPLRQRDWADYLAWATRAFRISAGVAADRTQIHTHMCYAEFNDILPEIAALDADVITIETSRSGMELLRGFGDFRYPNEIGPGVYDIHSPRVPGVDEMKTLLDLARERLLDDQLWVNPDCGLKTRTWEDVKPALIHMVEAARKLRQEVPGGKPRPVQA
- a CDS encoding caspase family protein, which codes for MALLIGNQKYEETAQLNNPANDVELMRASFEGAGFDSVKTVFDLDRAAMVKALREFEDDSVDAEMAVVYYSGHAMEMNGVNYLIPVDAALRSDRDVEDESVAIDRVQRSLEGAKKLKLFILDACRNNPFAQAMTRSIGTRAVTRGLARVEPESADTLIAFASKAGTVALDGEGKNSPFATALSKYLVEPGLDVRIALGKVRDEVVEATNREQEPFVYGSLGGAQIFLNIKEVNINVTNSGNTQEVSPNGQSEAAADWQNIRDLADEELIAAFIAKHGKDPVYKMLAEKKLASLKEATQNEGQDAAGIAWEALKESTDAAALQRFIERYPDSQHRSAAEQLIAALEPKKGLSVDVASKETAASRDCFLLAGEPQSLPGFMGVNFLKIDAKRALTACAQAVNENPSDGMLVNLLGRAHDADRNYVEARRNYEKAIELGNMYALTNLAWFSVYGTDGPVDVAKGLSMFEKASIAGNSYAQASLGWLYREGYGGTRQDYAEAVKWYQQSANQGYANAMATMGWFYREGLGVSQDYVQSLTWYRKAADAGDANAMSSLGWAYQNGLGTAQDYAEAKVWYEKAANIGDSYSMASLAWLYDVGNGVKQDYVEARYWYEKAANAGSAYAMGNLSRLYDQGLGTPADAKEAVRWAAASIESGDANKLKELKETPGNFTVAFRQEMQNLLRERGYYSGSSDGEFGPATLAAIDKLAGGRNDSASLTNSNGTTTTTSSDQSTTALSGSDTDQCYELAGEPNLRPGFLGKLFAQIDYGRAIPACEAALNASPSDNSIRNMLGRAHDAARNYKQAREHYQKAADEGNLYALTNLAWYSIYGTDGAVDMAKGTRMFEQASNSGNPYAQASLGWLYREGYNGTRKDYDEAIKWYRKAAEQGYANAQATMGWFTREGLGTPQDYAASLDWYKKGAEGGDINAMSSVGYAYQSGLGVPVDFAEARTWYEKAAAQNDYYSMASLGWLYDVGNGVKQDYVEALNWYEKAANGGNTYAMGNLSRLYDQGLGTRANAKEAARWAAASIEGGDQGKLQELKGSPANFTPQFRKEFQQILKSRGYYDGPVDGDFGTATQNAIDRLAART